Part of the Panicum virgatum strain AP13 chromosome 4N, P.virgatum_v5, whole genome shotgun sequence genome is shown below.
GCAGTTGCGGCAGCGGATAGGATCGCGGCACTCGCTGACTTTGtggtcggcggcgaggcagcggaagtagccgatggtggtggtgatggATTGGGCATCTGGTCCGGGTTTGCGCTGCCTTGGCTGGGGTCAGGAGGGCGCGGCGGTATGGGTCGCTGGGTCGTTGAGCTTCATTCACTGCAGCTCCCCCGGTGGGGTCCGACGTGCGCTCCGCGGCGCGGCTAACAGGCTGACACGTGCTCGCTTCCTGGCAGGGGGGCCTGACTTTTGCAGAGGTTACCGGGCAGGGTGTATCCATGGAGATCCACTGCGTTGAACTCTGCCCTCCTGGCTGCCCTCGAGCCTAGCGTCGCCTTAACGTTCCTTTCGCAGGGCTCAGCTCAGTTACTGCCCCAGCTGTCGGCAGGTGGGCTGAAAACGCACAGTTTGCTGGACCTTCTTCTCCAACCAGATCGGCCGCTCGGGTGGCCGCGGCCAAGGATGCATGGACGTGCAGAACGGAGGTACCCATGCACAGAGAGCCCCGCACAACTAGCGCATTTGCCACATTGCGACACGACACGGAGACACTGAACACTCTAGCGCGGACGCGAACGACAGCTAGGCGACTCGGAGCAGCAGCGAGCGTGAAGTTGATCATGTTTTGAACGAAAGGAAGGTTGTACCTAGGTGCACTAGAGGCAGGGGTGACCCAAATAAGCACAGCAGCGGATGGAGCAATGGCACCTGGTACGGCAGTGGCGTGGAAGTCCATGAGCAGGGAGGTTTGAAGGATCTCCCCTGGCCTGGACGAAGCTCCACCCCTCGGCGGCGCGCCGTCGCTACGCCGGGCTTCAAGACGATGCCGGGCTCGCGGCGCTGGTCGAGGGGCGGCGGTGAGAGGGGATGATGCCGGGGTGGTGGTTGGAGGGGTGCCGGCGGCGTCCTGGCCGGGagacccggcggcggcgtcgccgtcgccccctGCGCGCTCATCAGGGGGGAGCGCGCGGTCACTCATCTCAACCCAAATGTTCGACCGGAGGTTTTCTGACATTTAAATGTGATTTTTCATCGCAAATTATGATAGCCTATTCTCAAgatactttagattttttaatttttctagcTACGTAAAGTTTGTTATGCATCCAGATCTAGATATACTAAAGGAACCTATAATAATTAATAATTTAGAGAGAGGGTGGATTTCTTCGAACAGATGAAGCATAACTTCTGGCTAGATCAGAGAATTTTTGCACAGGTTGCCCACAGCTCGATTGCCGAAAACATAGTGCCGAATTGGCTTATAAGCTTCGAATACATAGAGCTGAATTGGCCAGCATTTTGGAGCTCAAAAAACTGAAGCCCAACTTCTGCCTGGCCCAAAATAATAGTAAAATGAATTTTATGtgtaaaaagaaggaaaaaatcaTTTGTACTTCCTTAAACTTTGGGACGAGTCCACGTTTTCTCCCTAGACAATAACACCATGCACCTGAATTCCTCGGACGCGATATCGGACACGTGACCTCCCTAGTTGTTTTCCCTCGATaggttttctccttttcttttatgtttattttagcTAAATCTTTAAAAATCACTGAGAGAATAAATAACTAGGGAGGTATGTGCCCGGTATCGCGAGTCCAAGAAGCCTAGAAAAACGATTTCATTGTTTAGAAGGAAGCGCTGACTCATCCCAAAATCCAAGAAGGCAAAAAGAACTTTTTCCCTAAAACAAAAGGGTGGCCTAGCCCGACTTGGACCCTATTTTCAAGGCCGGATGGGGTTTTGAGCGGGCCTAGACATTGATTTTAGCCccaaatttttttagatttttttttttggcttggcATGTCAAATGCTCGTCTTTTCATGCCCCTGCTAACTATATTTTGGAATGCAAAAAATCGCTGCAATATCACACGATGATGCAAATTTACAATGCGACTATCAATACACGCGTCACCTCTATATCTATACCTAGAAAAAGAATGACAAaaaaatatactccctccatcctaaattatccaaattattagtcgtttgactttttctaAATACATAGGTTACATAGGTTTCGCAATGATATCTAGACATAATATTTATTTAGATGCATCGTAAAATCTATGCACCTTAAAAAgctaaaacgactaataatttagaatgAAAGGAGTATAAAAGTGAGCAAATCAAACTAAGAATGCATGCATGTTGTACAGCAAACATCAGTACATCACCAGCAGGGCCAGACCCCTACCCTTGCACCGGTCTGCATCCGACTACGAGAGCTCTTCGCTGAGCTGCGCCCCTTTGGCGACCTTGACGAACACGTCCTCCATGGTGGTGTCCGCGAGGCCCCAGGCCTGGACCTCCACCCTCTTCTTGAAGCTCTCCACGGCCATGAACACATCAGCGATCCTCACCTCCTGCTTCAGCAGCTCGTACTTCTGCGTCCCCGACAGATTGTACACCTTCCTGGCGCTTGGTGAGAGCTTGCGCACCAGATTTTCGACCTCTTGTTCGAACTCGGGCGGTGTCGTCATCGTCAGCACATAGTAGCCTCCATATCTAGCTATGAGCTGCCACACGATCGATTCTTTGCGTTAATCTTCGTTTGAACATAACTGTCGCAATTCGATCATCAAGAAGGTTATATAATCCTAGATATGGTGGTGTGGGACTACCTCTTTGGGCGTGCCTATGCACTGCAGGCTTCCATCGACCATGATACATAGCCTGTCGCAAAGAGTTTCAGCTTCTTCCATGGAATGTGCTGCCGTGATGCACAAAAGTAAGAGCAAAATCAACGACTAATAATACTACAATGGTTGAGGAAATAATGGGCAAACAGCAAGCTAGCGAATGATTAAAGTTTTCGGTCTGAAGATTTACTTGTGAGAATGATTGCTCTATCCTGCTTTGCctgcttcacagaaaacagcATTATTAGAGATATGTATAGCTGACTTGCCTTGTACTCTAAGTCTACTTGACTCTTACTTGTACATCAAGCCGTCTcggctatatatatgaaaggtcacccccACAATGGGTGTCTGGTGTTTCCCCCTCTCGCTATCTCTCTACATGGTATCTAGAGTCCGGGCCCTAATTCCCTGGCTCCCAACCCCTCAGCTGCCCTAATTCCCGTGCGCCGCCACCCGGCCCGCACATCCACCACCCCACCCGGCCACGCCGCctccctggccgcgccgccccagGTGCCGCCTCCCTGGCCGCGCCACCCTAGGTCGCGCCGCCCCCTGGCCATGCTGCCCCTACGCCGCGCCGCTTCCCTGGTCGCGCCGCCCCCAGCGCCGATCAATCTGATCCGGCGCCATGTCGACGGATTCGTCCACCTCGTCGGCGTCCAACCCTAGCTCCGGCATCGCCACGACGCCCGGCTCCTCCGACTCCGTCCTCCCGGTCTTCATCAACCAGTACGCCTCCGTCAACGTCAAGACCCACGTCCCCATCGAGCTCGACCTCCGGCTGCCAAACTACAACAAGTGGAACGCCTTCTTCACCGCCATGTGCGGCAAGTTCGGCCTTCTAGGACACATCGACGGCACCATCACGTCCCGTCCGACTGATCCCACCTGGAATCAGCCAGACGCTTGTGTGCGCAGCTGGATGTACGGCTCCGTCGCCGATGGGGTTCTTGACCTCGCCATGGCGCCAGATCAGACCGCCCGTGCTCTCTACGCGGC
Proteins encoded:
- the LOC120670167 gene encoding ABC transporter A family member 5-like; the encoded protein is MEEAETLCDRLCIMVDGSLQCIGTPKELIARYGGYYVLTMTTPPEFEQEVENLVRKLSPSARKVYNLSGTQKYELLKQEVRIADVFMAVESFKKRVEVQAWGLADTTMEDVFVKVAKGAQLSEELS
- the LOC120669379 gene encoding uncharacterized protein LOC120669379; amino-acid sequence: MSTDSSTSSASNPSSGIATTPGSSDSVLPVFINQYASVNVKTHVPIELDLRLPNYNKWNAFFTAMCGKFGLLGHIDGTITSRPTDPTWNQPDACVRSWMYGSVADGVLDLAMAPDQTARALYAAISDLFQANQEPRAVILYQEFTS